Part of the Pseudomonas lijiangensis genome is shown below.
GGCAGAACTTCGCACAGCGCCTGTCCCGGGTTCAGGCCGTGGTGCAGAACCAGGATAACCGCGAGCATGACCTGCTGGATTCCAACGATTACTACCAGTTTCAGGGTGGCATGCTCGCTGCCGCCGAAAGCCTGAGCGGCCAGAAAACCGCCAGTTACCATGGCGACAACAGCCAGCCGGATCTGCCCAGGATTCGTACCCTGAAGGAAGAGCTGAACCGTGTGGTCCGCAGTCGTGCGGCCAATCCGAAATGGATCGAAGGCGTCAAGCGTCATGGCTACAAAGGTGCGTTCGAAATGGCTGCGACCGTGGACTTTCTGTTTGCGTTCGACGCCACCACTGAACTGATCGACGACCACCAATATGCATTGCTGGCCGATGCCTACCTGCTTGATCCGTCGACCCGCGACTTCATTCGCGAGCACAACCCCGATGCCCTGCGCGACATGACCGAGCGTATGCTCGAAGCCCAGCAGCGCGGCCTCTGGCAGGAGCCGGGTGACTATCGTGAAGCGCTGGAAGACCTGTTGCTGGATATAGAAGAGAGCTGATGACAAGCATGACCGATACCCCGCATTTTCCCCTGGCAGCAGTGGTCGGCGCCGATGACTTGAAACTGGCGCTGTGCCTGACGGCCATCGACCCGAAAATCGGCGGTGTGCTGATCGAAGGGCCGCGTGGCATGGCCAAGTCGACCCTGGCCCGTGGGCTGGCGGACTTGCTGGCCAGCGGTCAGTTTGTCACCTTGCCGTTGGGTGCCACTGAAGAGCGGCTGGTCGGCACTCTGGATCTGGATGCGGCGCTGTCCGAAGGTCGTGCGCAGTTTTCCCCCGGCGTTCTGGCCAAGGCAGACGGTGGCGTGCTGTATGTGGATGAGGTCAACCTGCTGGCTGATCATCTGGTGGACCTGTTGCTGGATGTCGCCGCCAGTGGCACCAATCTGGTGGAGCGCGATGGCATTTCCCACCGTCACGCGGCGCGCTTCGTGCTGATCGGCACCATGAACCCTGAAGAGGGCGAGTTGCGTCCGCAACTGCTGGACCGTTTCGGTTTGAATGTGGCCCTGAGTGGGCAGACGTTGCCGACCGAGCGCAGCCAGATCATCCGCCGTCGTCTGGATTTCGATGCCGACCCTCAGGCTTTTTGTCTGGCGTGGCAAGATCAGCAGCAGGCTTTGCAGCAACGTTGCGAGCAGGCCCGTGCGCTGTTGCCTGCCATCGAGCTTGATGATCGTTCGCTGGGTCTTGTGACGGAGCGCTGTTTTGCGGCGGGCGTCGATGGCATGCGTGCCGATCTGGTCTGGCTGCGTGCTGCGCGAGCCCATGCTGCATGGCGTGGCGTGGGTGTGATCGAAGAGCAGGATATCGACGCGGTGGCCGAGTTTGCCTTGCGTCATCGGCGTCGCGATCCAGCGTCCTCGGCACAGAATCCCGAACCGCCAGCGCCCGGCCAGGCCACACCACAGGAACCTCAACCTCAGAACGGGCAGGGCAGTTGGGGTGAATTGCCTGCCCGGCCTGTGCCCACCGGTGCGCGCCGCGAAGTGCCGAGCTGGCCAAAAAAGCCCTAGGCATCCGCCCTCGTTCGGCAAAGGGGGCGGATGCCAGTCCCCGTCCTGGCAGGCTGACTTCCGGGCGTCATGGTGCGGCGCGTTCAGGCATCGATGGTGCGATTGCCTGGCTGCCGACGCTGTTGCGCGGTCGTCCACAAAGCCGCCGCGACCTGGTACGCCAGCCTCGCAGCAGTCGGCCGACCGAGTTGTTGCTGGTGATTGTCGATGCCTCGGCCTCGACACGTCGTCATCAGGCATTGAGTCAGGCCAAGGGCGTGCTGGCTCAGGTCTTCGACGAGGCCTATCGCCGTCGTGCCAGACTGGCGCTGCTGACTGCCAGTGGCAATGTTCCCCGGTGGAAACATCAAGGCCTCAAGGCTTCGGCGGCATTACGGCCATGGCTGGATGCGTTGGGTGCGGGGGGCGGAACGCCGCTGTTCGCAGCCATCGAGCAGGCAAAAGACTGGTTGAAAATGCGACACCAGCGTTATCCCGCTGAACATTTGCGTGTGCTGATCCTCACCGATGGCCGGGTCAAGGATATGCCTCCGTGTTCAGGGTTCGACTGCGAGAGTCTGCTGATCGATATAGAGAAAGGGCCTATCCGGCTTGGCCGGGCGCGGGAACTGGCGCTAAGGCTGGGAGCCGGTTACCGGCATCTTGAAGAGCTTCGCGAATAAATTCGCTCCCACAAATCCTGTTGGAGCGAATTTATTCGCGATAAAGGATCAGGCCGGCATGGTCCACGGCTGAAGGCTGTAACCTTCATTGCTGATTTCTTCGCGAGCTTCTTTCAGAACACTGGCAAGTTGTGCAGGGTCGGAGTAAGCGCTGCTCGGGATCTGTTTACGACCGATAAGTGCGCAGGTGCGATCGATCACTGTAAGGCTCAGTTCTCCGCTTCCGGCCTGGGC
Proteins encoded:
- a CDS encoding ATP-binding protein yields the protein MTDTPHFPLAAVVGADDLKLALCLTAIDPKIGGVLIEGPRGMAKSTLARGLADLLASGQFVTLPLGATEERLVGTLDLDAALSEGRAQFSPGVLAKADGGVLYVDEVNLLADHLVDLLLDVAASGTNLVERDGISHRHAARFVLIGTMNPEEGELRPQLLDRFGLNVALSGQTLPTERSQIIRRRLDFDADPQAFCLAWQDQQQALQQRCEQARALLPAIELDDRSLGLVTERCFAAGVDGMRADLVWLRAARAHAAWRGVGVIEEQDIDAVAEFALRHRRRDPASSAQNPEPPAPGQATPQEPQPQNGQGSWGELPARPVPTGARREVPSWPKKP
- a CDS encoding vWA domain-containing protein produces the protein MTSGRHGAARSGIDGAIAWLPTLLRGRPQSRRDLVRQPRSSRPTELLLVIVDASASTRRHQALSQAKGVLAQVFDEAYRRRARLALLTASGNVPRWKHQGLKASAALRPWLDALGAGGGTPLFAAIEQAKDWLKMRHQRYPAEHLRVLILTDGRVKDMPPCSGFDCESLLIDIEKGPIRLGRARELALRLGAGYRHLEELRE